The Magallana gigas chromosome 6, xbMagGiga1.1, whole genome shotgun sequence genome includes the window agcagttttttttttgttatagaaaatggacggtaaaatagattcatccaatattttctataatagcaaaaatacatgtgttatgtgttttttcttagcggggggtatcaattatgagcttgctcacagtacctctagttataTTTAACATGCATCGACTCTTGGTTACAACGGTCAAAGCGATATTAAAGGGGATATGCGGTCATCTGATAAGaaggtaaacatttcttgaactggcttgtttctccCCAAAACTGTTgctaaagatataaaagcactGAATATGAGATTCTacatgttttgtatgcaaattatgcatacaagaacaggagaGTGCCTTTTTAATAACTtaaaacagctgtcgaactgcgcagctacagactaattttgaagatttataaaacctgaaaaaatatgaagggggttcattggtatcgtctctacaaccatttgttgaaaaaaaggtTGAATTCTTCACACAAATGCAGAAACTTTGCCTCAAAATAGGGCACCTTATTTTTATCAGTCGTTAGATATCTATTTTAAGAGAAAGAAAATTCCAGGCTTTTACTTAGAACTCCCGTGTCTATGGAGGTACATTGACGTTTTATTTTCCTTGAGGAGaataaatgtcaatttaaaaacaatccgGACCGAATGTGACGGACATCTCTATAACCAGTTGCAATTGTATTGTTTTAGTTCTATGAGTTCTTTCCAGAAGTAGGATAGGGGTCCAATAAATCAATTGcattaaaggtaaaatatacatatatttttcaatgaaaatataattctaaTGTACTTCTACAGACACAGACAAAAATATCTCGTGCAGATTTACGGTTTTTGAGACTCATTTTAAGAATGGGGTACCCTCATTTgagacaaagttacaacttaaaAATGCACGCTTTGACATTTTTATCACCAAATGGTTGCAGGGTGGACACTAATGACttactttcaaatttttaaatcttaaattttagTCTATAGCTGCGCAGTTCAAAGTGACATGAAAATGCATTGTTCTGCCCTTGTATGCGTAAATTGCATACATAATAACATGTTGAAcgtcatatttattgcttttttatcttttttaaaacaacagttTTAGCTAGTTTTGGACAGGAACAAACcagtttaagaaatgtttacattttcttctcaaatgtaaaagatggcccaattaaaattcatttttgaaaacatagtctaattgatacatgcatgcttccattgaataattatgtttagtcaggcaagctttttggaaaacTTATTATTACttgtttgatatacatttacatattgtaactgcgttttTACggggtagttttttttatagaattaatttcatgcttattttcatgaattaaaagtaaatttgcatgtacaaatatgttttatgcctttaaaaattattacatatattttgtattactcgtaaatgaaaagtaggCCATAGACGTGTTAGGCGCGTTTTTATAGAGACTAactctattcggaaaatttcggagtttttcattGCATCGGGATCTGTATtagggacatactaaagacctgaaacaCTAAAGACCTaaatgacatgaaattttatataaatgatctATTTGATTTCTATATTCtgcatcaaataaaatgactttgtccgtgtatttattatatttccatgtgaaatgtagaaaaatatcatgaaatgacaccCATTCCAgttatttacgcaaaaatatgaacGACATGAAAAACTGAATGACTTGAAAATTTGAGCTgacctgatttattttttttctttcgaaaCCCTCATGCAATTAAATAACCATTCCATTTCGGAGAAAAATtatcctgggtttttttttacctttaaaattgtgCAGTTTCTACTGGATGAGCATgatcttacatgtacctttaaaataatctatttcttttttaattatatggTCCCTTggaatcatataaactaatgcattaagttttgcAACGAGAAATAAAAATGGTTCGAAATACAGAATCTCCAAGAGAATAATGACGAGttgaatttgtatttgaataatgTACAAATCTATGGCAATGgtcatacaattaccgttagaaatacttacagtaacgaactcgattcttaatgataatagtaaaatattaaacttcaaaacgtgttgctgaaaatgttttaaaatttgccaTCAAAACCAGTGCAACCAACTCGTTAATTTCTTCTGTGTGCtgtgtttttatgtataatCAGCCATGATGATTcaaacaacaattatattttttgcggcccatttgacgcttgcgtcaatatgttTTCTTGTTTCCATTTTATATCCGACTAACGCGATATTAGTTGTCGaattctattgttctgctcatcgcttcacaccccctatataaggccgagaacactattcatgcttcaccacACTCAGGTACTTCATGCTCCCGAaaacgttaccttggacgaaaagacgcaTAGAagcgcgttttgaacaaaaataatataacaatCACTGCACTGGCAAAGAACATCCAatgaacgacgaaacaagacaaactgaaataaaaaaatcctcgataattgtggcagatcgagcaatgtcaatgattgcatggattttagaaacgtagcgtttttgtagaaaatgatgttaatatgttgtttctttcttggatttactatcatttagctattgtgttggatgtagtaccgccggggttttcaaaaatgaaaacgcTATGCACTATGTATAAACGACACACATATTGGATTTTTCAAAGgatatacattttgtattttatttattgttgtttCCTTTTATATTCTTCATTTAATATGTTTAGTGTCACTgacattcataaactgtatttcatttttaaagagttaagcaatttgtattatcttcactattaagaaaatttcaatcaaagtgtaaaatttttagggatttttctaaacttttcaaaaaatattcaatggccattaattCAAacagtaggtcattgacctactttttcgAAAGTGAAAGATAGTATTACCATGACAGGTCTTAAACATACAATAGATGgtgtttcattatcatcagtggaatctttttttttcgttCTGAGTAAATTTATACCTTAGAGAATAAATTTGAAGATATTAGTTTttgatttttgcttttttaagtaagtttttaaaaataattatcttaattttttgtttgttttttgtttgtttgtttgtttgttgttgtgtttttgCAAAAACTACTAGAAAGTTGAAAAACAAATCACTACAAATCATTACAAAAAACCCCATTAGATTAAGAatgttgatatacatgtatacatttatatttattttatagacGGTACACGGTACATATAAATTTGCacctaaaacaattttttttctaacgcCCATATCTATACGCTTAAAAATCCGTCGTTTAGCTCGCCATCTTTCAGGTGATTGAAACCAGATTCGCTGTGTTGATCGACGCCTTTTTCTTTTTGAAGTTGATATCTATATCGTCGTTCAAATGCCCTGCGCAGTGTTCTTCCTGTTGTTAGTCCACGTCTATTGAACACGGCGCTATTTCTACGACGAAGAGACGACCTTTTAAACACACCACTGGTCTGCTGGTTTGCGTGATCGGTAGTAGAGGACGAAGAACTTGTGTATGCAGTCGATAATGTTTCGTCGTCATCTTCTAAATCATCATCTTCGTAATCTGGCAAAGGATCATCATAATCGGGTTCAGgttcattttcaatattacaaaCTCTTTGTAGCTCCATTGCTTTAGCAATAACTTCTTGAACTTTGTATTTCTCCGTGAACTTTTGACTGCAATCAATATCAGTAATGGACAGAACATGAAGAATTGTCCCCCAACGATGTGAAAGCATTCCCAGAAACTGGAAAAGCAGTATTGCAGAAAACAATGCTAAAAATATCATGCCTAGAGGTTCAAACGTCATTTGTTTTTCTGAAGAATAAAAATGTGGAATTTTGATGAACAACACTGTGTCCTTAAAATCATCTTGTAATAGTTGAAGTTGCATTGTAAGAGCAATCCATAGTGCCGACGTCATAAAAAATCCAAACACGACATTGTTTCGCAAGTTTTTAAGAGAGTTTGCCATCTTTAGTTGATGAAGTTTATCTTCTTTTATAGGATAAAGATACTTCTGTAACATTTGTTTCCAGAAAGTTATCTCTCTCTCCTCTAAATGTTTTATAGGACCATCTCCGAAAACAAGATTTTCTAATAAGCAATCATCATTTTTCCGTTTGCTATGCCTAAGATCTTTGCCCTTCACAATATCTGTACTAATTGAATCCTGGGAAACTGTtgaatgttttgattttgttactGATGTATTACAACAGACTTCTTTGTCATCAACATTTGGCATATGGCTGTTACGTAGTTCCGTTATCAATTCTTCTAACAATGTGTCCGTTTTTGAATTCGAGTTTGATTCAAACGAAAATGAACGGGCCTGACGAAAAAGTTCCACAGCCTCGTTAAAAATAGAAGTAATTCCAAGCCATCCAAGTATTCCGGGTTTGCTTTTTTtcgttttacttttttcttccAAAACCTTTTGTTCTTCATCCATTTGGTTTTTGCTTTTGTACGAAACAGTTTCACGTGTACCCCAAGATACTACATGCATGTTGCACAGGTAATAAATTGTTAAGACAAGATAACCCGAGGGGATACATATAAAGTATAAAGCTCCAGGTATAACACAAGCAAATTCCTCTGGATGCAGTAGAGCAGCAATAAAGTATATGATAACTAACATGCAGAGAAAAACAACATTTGGGCTTGTTAGACCTCCTTCTATAGCAGTTCCAACTGTACCAACTAAGACAATCGTCATGACAATTGCATAACATGCGCTTGCGATAGTAGCGACTATGATTTGCGTACTTGGTTTTGCATAAGTGCATACAACAATGAGAACTATTGCTGGTACCAAAGATATCACATACGATTCCAAGACTGTTGTTTTAAATACGACAGTAAATGCTCCTGCCATCATCAAAAGTACTGTAGCTGGACCTAATGTGGTAGACACTAGAAGGAAGAACTGGTACAACACGTAAGGTGTGCTTATGTTGTCGTTGAGCCGCACAGTATTTTTCCAGTCCCCTAAAAGATCAATCAAATTCGCTAGAGTTGAAGGTCCCCATCTACGACGCTGATTGAAAAATTCGGAAAACGTCTCAGGTGCATGTGTAAGGGCGTCTGAAGCAGCACAATAATCGATTCTGTATCCTTGTTGTAAAAGAAGTGTACTGAGCCATCTGTCCTCTCCTTTAAAACCAAAGGATTTATGTATTCATTACCATCACTTAATTCAGAAgaatatttctataattcaaaaCTAACAGAACTCACAATGAGAATAATTTATGTTTGCAAGCTTTGTTTTATATTGTAAGTGATTTTCGCTTCTTTTCGTTATGcccaatataaaaatatgatttttaaaacaagaaaaagaataaaatgatatagaaaATGTGAACATTACTTGCAAATGAAtacttttttcttattattttaaatttaaacttttactaGGCTatggtaaataaaaaatgtgaacAAATAATATTACTTGCACTAGAAATATTTTGCAAACACAAATTGTACGCAAAACAACGAAATAAAATAGAACTTTTAGGAAAACGCAAAAAATACAAACCACAATCTCTCGtgaaataagaaaacaaatagAGCGTATCGAAGTTTGATAGTTTCATTTGGCCTCACAACATTTATTCTTATTCCTGCTATACAAAAGTCAGACACAGTTGCACAAAAATTCTGGGAAAAATAATTTGCAATCACTTCATTATCTTCAAATATTCAtctctatcatttttttttatttcgtctATAGCAAATTTGATACAGTTTTTATAGTTAGCTCTCTATATTGCGATTGTTTACTCATGGTTGATCTATAAGAGTAAATGAAATATAAGAAACGTAAATTTTTCCTACCTTGATCATACTGTACATAATGACCGGCTTCACTTGCTCTAATTGCATAACATCTAGCAACGTTATCGTCCATGAGGGCCGATCCTCTAAACAAGCTGAAACACCCAGGGGCACAAAGAACACACCCAAAGACATGTTCAGTGGCTTTCTGCAGCCAATGGCCAATGGCATACTCGAATTCTTGATACCAGACAATCGGAcctaagaaaattaaaataagattgGTGAATAAGGTGGCGCATATGTCCATTAGTTTAATCGCagattacaattttattttcaatttttttttcatttaaatcttttttaaatgatatggtacaattttgcaaaaatacaatttataaatattgtcattttgaatatcttaaTAAACACGAAGAAAAAATAAGTCTCAATTCCGAAGTTATCGCACCCTTAACGTAAAGAACTAATTTGGTATAAGGTTATTAAGATTAACCACTGAATCATATAGTCAAAAGTCAAAACAAAGTTTTTTAAGACACTATATGTGACTTTGAACACGGCTTTACAGATATTATTTTACagaaacgttcaattgttgagatacaatatgatatttctaatgaaattaaatagaCTGGGAAAATTATGAATCACTGACACACAATACGAAATCAAagacattaaaatttgaaagaatGGCACAACTGGAATATTTTGGTACGTATCCAcaagtttaaatcaatataaaactTATTTAAGCGTATGTTAAATAAGCATTCTTTTGAACGAAAGActtatattttaagtttattataatataagcaTTTTACCCATCTTATTCCAAcaatttcttttcattaaaattatacatcaaaacaatttttgtatCCCTACGTGCCCTTACTCCACAATTTCATGGATGTTGATGAATAAAGACGCTAGAAACCCTTTAATTATAGCGATGTGGTCCCGTTGCTAATTGCGAGTGATTGCGAAAACTTTTAACctttggttcaggtgagctaaaaaatcaagttttgtACAATAATATGGTCTCTAAAAGTGAGAAAATGATGAAccaaatataaagataaaatatagaATTGTGGAGAATATGTCCAGATAGGTGGAGTTTACGTATAGTTTGAAAAgtattattctgaaaattttccctgcaaactttcatttttttggggggggggggtacattcatgataataaaatttatgacgtgtatttacatctttcttttaacaaatcaatGAATTGATCGTTAAGATTAagtaacaagagaaaagctgtcaatgtgacagcaaaccgggttttcttttatgtgaattgtatccataatccatgtcaacacGTATCCaatgaaatggagtaccctatatgcaacattttgcaaaaaaatgaccaagttcaaaacctggtatttttttgataaattatcagaaatcaaaatccttgcaatatgcacacctctgatatatgtacaattgatctgcaaaagaacaactttctatcttgagaactgtaggaggagttatccgtacaatgagggtaccctatatgcaatattttgccaaaaaatgactaagttcaaaatctggtatttttttcataaattatcagaattcaaaatcctagcaataggcacacctctgatatatgtacaattgatcagCAAAAGAagaacttcctatcttaaaaactgtaggaggagttatccgtacaatgagggtaccctatatgcaaaattttgccaaaaaatgactaagttcaaaacctggtatttttttgataaattatcagaaatcaaaatccttgcaatatgcacacctctgatatatgtacaattgatctgcaaaagaacaactttctatcttgagaactgtaggaggagttatccgtacaatgagggtaccctatatgcaatattttgccaaaaaatgactaagttcaaaatctggtatttttttcattaattatcagaattcaaaatcctagcaatatgcacacctctgatatatgtacaattgatcagTTAAAGAagaacttcctatcttaaaaactgtaggaggagttatccgtacaatgagggtaccctatatgcaaaattttgccaaaaaattactaatttcaaacctggtatttttttgataaattatcagaaatcaaaatccttgcaatatgcacacctctgatatatgtacaattgatctgcaaaagaacaacttcctatcttgaaaactgtaggaggagttatccgtacaatgagggtacccttttggcagccgcccgcccgccattttcaccattttaataaccggatttttccgttggaaaacccggttaaaaattacTAAAGGATTGTTAATGTTCATCATTACGATAGACAAAAGAAATAGCCAAGTCGTCTTATATGGGAATTTGAGACTGACATCattatgattatttcgtgcagtccgtaatttttctgatttgctgaaaagtgtaattttataaatagtttttttttcaaatgtcacCTGCGAAGCCAAGTAGTTAGAAGATTCACTTCGAATCTTTAAGTCATGATTTTGAATCCCTTTTGTTTGTTATGGTTAAATGTACCTGAGCCAATTGGGTGGATGCGACCACAAGCAGCACcaacttttttgttctttttcagTCTGTCAACCAAAAGTCGAACTGCATCAGGTTTAAACTCCACATCACCGTCAAGAgtcaaaataaaagtattttctgCCTGTGAATtacatacaaatgaaaattcaacttgtgaaatattttgttactaTCAGTAAactgtcataaaaaataaaaaacaaaataaaaaataaacaaaacctgTGTGTGAACTTCTTCGGATgtgtaattaaaaataacacttcTGGTAAAGTGTGAGGCTTGACGCCTGTGTCGGAGTTGCGATGAGGTCAACCGCGTACTTCTATTAGTTTCCTCGGATGAAGACACAAAAATTCTTTCATCTCTGGGAAGCAAATTTTCAGGTTGAGCGAGAATTCTGTACCCAagaagataatacatgtacatcacctGCAAATATAGAGGAACAGAATCGACTTAATATAACTAATTATATATcgttatcaaatatttattgcgatctatacaattttatataactgaCTGAAGAGCCGACTGTTGCATtctgttttacatttttaagtattttaatcTGTACCAAgactttatatataaatagtaagacacggttatagcgaacacactTATAATAAATTGACGCTTACAGTAAAGTAATTTTCATTCTCCGTGACTTTATtatatgttgtaaacttgacggatataacgaattacgcttataacgaagcaaaatcgcaTGTCCCTGGTACTTCGGTATAAGcgtgttttaatatatatatatatatatatatatatatatatatatatatatatatatatatatatatatatatatatatatataatccagtgtctttgtctgtgataacactaagtatcgattttgtactatatactagtaactcataatacaaatgacgccaaatcgaggcgccagcagggtttgtttatttatatttaaatattcaatcgtacgatggcctaaagttatataaatataagtaataaggaatcattctttgaatattatgaggtgttaatttcggtcgggcgtgatcaaatctatcataaagcccttcgggctttattggatttgatcacgccccgaccaaaattatcacctcataatattcaaagaatgattccttttatatatatatatatatatatatatatatatatatatatatatatat containing:
- the LOC105324613 gene encoding chitin synthase chs-2 isoform X2, with the translated sequence MMVVGQQTLLTDPETDLDTTFDVLDETLPNADFVESTIKGQCFSGETARTETNVSSKNVEKSQFGSQRKVTEWMQHIDCDTSEAQAKCNLQEKSLDARLWDRFQMIPRERVSTSDTFRPFLRLFKVLCYTLLFCIVLGSAVAAKTSILLMTSSIVKDENVRSVDNSPTHTMLIISICFPYVLWVIGYTAKSLFGSCAWPSLKTTTVMLFIELLHSFGLCLMVFHILPKTDMARCLIHLSGIFVIPAFLKTLFVITDKSLSGIKRVTLTLINGIAFLIQFGNLAATCMFSIPLTDGEKQSLVNDVIDNTHVITTIQRQRPLFTNRIIWEVPMALIFVSLSFWENYAEGDLYICSFKIPLLDWKKNLLLVKQRLYILIGLWKIGWTLIFAVLLVPGLNFNMNFSDLNSVAGNHTKNNSTDLLPLAEKKIDAPTIGITTSPLVSGIDDFSQINLTKAIKDQGIKSVLHLTEEMLDREQKVTGKNQNITNMKKNNTSNDYRYISEVIRLNFEKYGVLYLNIISNCLMAYFGSLACKLCMQLLGFTVPMFLATPITFGLIIAQCNERLIPSYIYVWVCPESKGDIRLFHLLWLGAIWISQIITTSHIWFPRNGRMAKVDRLFVTPLRCGIFTDLSLTLRRRLNDRDFNLFNNEEECSYISEDDEIHKADDVVPQIYACATMWHETRNEMIQLLKSIFRMDVDHSGRSLAQKFYCIRDPDYYEFEAHIFFDDAFDVPDDNHTSVPNEFVAEFVDCIDDALSSVHARQLQLGPPMRTSTPYGARLTWRLPGSTKLVVHLKDRQKIRHKKRWSQVMYMYYLLGYRILAQPENLLPRDERIFVSSSEETNRSTRLTSSQLRHRRQASHFTRSVIFNYTSEEVHTQAENTFILTLDGDVEFKPDAVRLLVDRLKKNKKVGAACGRIHPIGSGPIVWYQEFEYAIGHWLQKATEHVFGCVLCAPGCFSLFRGSALMDDNVARCYAIRASEAGHYVQYDQGEDRWLSTLLLQQGYRIDYCAASDALTHAPETFSEFFNQRRRWGPSTLANLIDLLGDWKNTVRLNDNISTPYVLYQFFLLVSTTLGPATVLLMMAGAFTVVFKTTVLESYVISLVPAIVLIVVCTYAKPSTQIIVATIASACYAIVMTIVLVGTVGTAIEGGLTSPNVVFLCMLVIIYFIAALLHPEEFACVIPGALYFICIPSGYLVLTIYYLCNMHVVSWGTRETVSYKSKNQMDEEQKVLEEKSKTKKSKPGILGWLGITSIFNEAVELFRQARSFSFESNSNSKTDTLLEELITELRNSHMPNVDDKEVCCNTSVTKSKHSTVSQDSISTDIVKGKDLRHSKRKNDDCLLENLVFGDGPIKHLEEREITFWKQMLQKYLYPIKEDKLHQLKMANSLKNLRNNVVFGFFMTSALWIALTMQLQLLQDDFKDTVLFIKIPHFYSSEKQMTFEPLGMIFLALFSAILLFQFLGMLSHRWGTILHVLSITDIDCSQKFTEKYKVQEVIAKAMELQRVCNIENEPEPDYDDPLPDYEDDDLEDDDETLSTAYTSSSSSTTDHANQQTSGVFKRSSLRRRNSAVFNRRGLTTGRTLRRAFERRYRYQLQKEKGVDQHSESGFNHLKDGELNDGFLSV